gagggtggaattgaactcgggcctcttagctgtgaggcatgtgcgctaaccactcaaccaccgtggaGCTAATTATCGCACATTCAAGGCAAAAAACACCAAATCATTGAATTATCTTGAAAAATGATCGTCAACCGATCCCAAATGTGATCTTGTTGACTTGGTGAAATCCTAATATGGGTGCCAACTTTCCACATTGAGTGAATAATGTAGCTTGGCAAGCTTAGCGTGTTCTTATGGCGAAGTAAACACTCCCAATACAAGTAAGGCAAATGTCACCACCCTCATACTCTCACCGATGCAAAGTATTCCTGGATTCTAATGTGCCATTCATCGTGCCAAATCTACGACATCCCCTGAGATCAATCCCGTTTACGTGCACCATTCACGGATGCCTCATATTTGAGGCATGGCTTTGGGTTCTTTTGAAAGCTAACAATCACAATGGGTGTGAATATGATTGACATTGGTAAACATAAGTCGGAATACAATAAAAGAGAGGgattatatttgatttttttctgaaacttGGCCAATCGAAATAATAACATTGGAGCTTTAGTCCCCATAGATTGAGTGctctggttagcatgtttttttggttaaagtcgaAAATGTATGCCACGATTTTGCATgcgtcttgtcatgttattattacaCTATTTAGATTctattactatactatatattcattaataatgaatgaatacattaagttctatgtgaagtatttctataatgcctcatattaactcaccagcaagatctcagtgtatagactggtcatatatctcatctcgtttcatattatctgcatactgtatttgtatataactgcGTAAAATACTGTTAATACTTGGCTtggttatattgtttatttttcgatattgtgtatttttgtactgcttaactgattctgtgctcttgctgctgtgcaatgcaaatttccccactgagggacgaataaaggcatatcttatctgaCTATATTACTACTTCTATTAGTattagtctggtgcttgtgtatctcagtAACACCgctgacacccagtgaccacTGTAGAATATTACAACATCTCAAATGCATATAATCTGAatggcttatatttgtattgtacttGATGTAAACATTTTCATACTCCAATTATGAACTCATAATatgccatattcaaccacaaaacagcactatttattaatatatatatatttttaaaccatGATTGAGTGAAATATCAGAATTAGCACTGCAAAGTGTGTACGACAacatcaacaaaataaaaattattaaggTATTTGTGGAAATAAAGAGAAGAAATATCGATATCAGTACGCTAGTATCGATTGAACCGATGCTGATACTGCTGATATCGACAGTGCAGCTACTTGGATCCCCCCAACGTACGGCATACAATACGTGTCTTATATGAATAATGGCGTACAAAGCAGATGTAAATCTGTCATGGagtcgggggtgggggtggagtgTCATTGTATTGTGGGCGGGGCCACAGCAGGACGTAAATCCCATCAAGGTGTGTTCATCGGTGCGTCACTTATTGCGGAAGTCCTATTGAAGAAGTAGTTTGTTGGGTCAAGGACCGGGGAGAGctggaaataaaatcaaacgCACACAAAATGAAGTTCGTGGTGGTTTTATTCGGCCTCAGTTTGGCGGTGATGGCCGCAATGATCTTCCAGACTTTGCGCCAGGAGTTGGAGTTCCGCAACTCGAAAGCCCGCAGACTGGAGGACTTGTCAGTGGCCAAGAGGGAAGAGAAAGTCATAGACGCGATCAAACCGCAAATCAATGAGCTGAAGACCAACCTGGCGTCCGTCATGGGCAGGATGGACGAGCTGAAGAAACGCAAAGCGGCGACTGAGAAAACGGAGCAGGGAGTCAAAAAGGACTTGGATGCGTGCGGTAAAACTCAGGCAAGCTCTGAAACGCACACTTGCGTGTTGAATTGACTTCTGTGTGACTTCGGtggctgtttctaatattttggttccggtggaacctcggttagcggcCGCCCCGTTCGGTTAAAGTTGCGTTTACAACTCACAAAATACATTATGTGAGTCCAGCTGTGTTCCTAGCGTCAAAAAACGTCTTTTCTCGTCACTACACGACCCGTACCGGAAATGCGATCGGTTTTACGCATGTGCAGAAAACACCTCCGGCAGGTCTGCCTGTTTTTCAGCAGTCACGTGCTAACCGGATATGATGTCTTGGTTAATAAAGAGATACAAACATCTGCATGCTAGCCAAGTATTTTAATAAGAGTCACTCGTAAAAtaaccatataataataataatacataaataattggtccaattaatacataaataaataattaatacataaataaccaCCCACCATATATGGCATTTGGTCAATAACAATGGAAatttacataatgtgaatgaaatgctatTATCACAAGG
This window of the Doryrhamphus excisus isolate RoL2022-K1 chromosome 10, RoL_Dexc_1.0, whole genome shotgun sequence genome carries:
- the si:dkey-87o1.2 gene encoding uncharacterized protein si:dkey-87o1.2 yields the protein MKFVVVLFGLSLAVMAAMIFQTLRQELEFRNSKARRLEDLSVAKREEKVIDAIKPQINELKTNLASVMGRMDELKKRKAATEKTEQGVKKDLDACGKTQESTEKNKKDVMDSMAKIKADHAEEKAKAEEQLKSLKQQILDRDKAVCIFADPSIAEARRLCGMDAPQ